A window from Bufo bufo chromosome 1, aBufBuf1.1, whole genome shotgun sequence encodes these proteins:
- the LOC120999358 gene encoding TAR DNA-binding protein 43 isoform X2 has product MEMEYIRVAEDENEEPMEIPSEDDGTVLLSTVTAQFPGACGLRYRNPVNQCMRGVRLVEGILHAPENGWGNLVYVVNYPKDNKRKMDETDASSAVKIKRAVTKTSDLIVLGLPWKTTEQDLKDYFSTYGEVIMVQVKKDAKTGHSKGFGFVRFTEYETQVKVMSQRHMIDGRWCDCKLPNSKQSPDEPMRSRKVFVGRCTEDMTAEELRQFFTQYGEVVDVFIPKPFRAFSFVTFADDQVAQSLCGEDLIIKGVSVHVSTAEPKHNNNNRSPLERGGRFPGPNFGNQGYPNNRPNNSGLANNQPNNMGAAAAGGGGGMNFGAFSINPAMMAAAQAALQSSWGMMGMLASQQNQPGPQGNNQGQGNQPRDQPQSFGSGSNSYGSNSAIGWGSPNAGSGTGFNGGFSSSMESKSSGWGM; this is encoded by the exons ATGGAAATGGAATATATCCGCGTGGCAGAGGATGAGAATGAGGAGCCAATGGAAATTCCATCTGAGGATGATGGCACCGTTCTGCTGTCTACTGTCACTGCCCAGTTTCCTGGTGCTTGCGGCCTCCGATACAGGAATCCGGTGAATCAGTGTATGCGTGGTGTCCGCCTGGTAGAAGGCATTCTCCATGCTCCAGAAAATGGATGGGGAAATCTGGTTTATGTCGTGAACTACCCAAAAG ataataAAAGGAAGATGGATGAAACTGATGCTTCTTCTGCTGTAAAAATCAAGCGAGCTGTGACTAAAACCTCTGATCTCATTGTGCTTGGCTTACCATGGAAAACAACAGAGCAGGATCTAAAGGACTACTTCAGCACCTATGGGGAAGTCATTATGGTCCAG GTTAAAAAAGATGCCAAAACCGGCCATTCTAAAGGTTTTGGCTTTGTAAGGTTTACTGAATATGAAACGCAAGTGAAGGTGATGTCCCAGCGTCACATGATAGATGGAAGATGGTGCGATTGTAAGCTGCCTAATTCCAAG CAAAGCCCGGATGAACCGATGCGCAGCCGTAAGGTATTTGTTGGCCGGTGCACTGAGGATATGACAGCGGAGGAGCTTCGCCAGTTCTTCACACAGTACGGGGAGGTTGTGGATGTGTTCATCCCGAAGCCATTTAGAGCGTTTTCCTTTGTGACCTTTGCCGATGACCAG gTTGCCCAGTCCTTGTGTGGCGAAGATCTGATTATCAAAGGAGTCAGCGTTCATGTATCTACAGCTGAGCCTAAACACAATAATAACAATAGGAGCCCTTTGGAGAGGGGTGGCAGATTCCCAGGACCCAACTTTGGGAATCAGGGATATCCTAATAACAGGCCAAACAATAGTGGCCTTGCTAACAACCAGCCTAATAACATGggggctgctgctgctggtggtggtggtggcatgaACTTTGGGGCATTTAGCATTAACCCTGCAATGATGGCTGCTGCTCAGGCAGCCTTACAGAGCAGCTGGGGGATGATGGGTATGCTTGCTAGTCAGCAGAATCAACCTGGTCCACAGGGTAACAATCAGGGGCAAGGGAATCAGCCAAGAGACCAGCCACAGAGTTTTGGCTCGGGTAGTAATTCCTATGGCTCGAACTCTGCTATAGGCTGGGGTTCTCCTAATGCTGGCTCTGGTACTGGGTTCAATGGGGGCTTTAGCTCGAGCATGGAATCAAAGTCCTCAGGTTGGGGTATGTAG
- the LOC120999358 gene encoding TAR DNA-binding protein 43 isoform X1, which produces MEMEYIRVAEDENEEPMEIPSEDDGTVLLSTVTAQFPGACGLRYRNPVNQCMRGVRLVEGILHAPENGWGNLVYVVNYPKDNKRKMDETDASSAVKIKRAVTKTSDLIVLGLPWKTTEQDLKDYFSTYGEVIMVQVKKDAKTGHSKGFGFVRFTEYETQVKVMSQRHMIDGRWCDCKLPNSKASLIVASLQQSPDEPMRSRKVFVGRCTEDMTAEELRQFFTQYGEVVDVFIPKPFRAFSFVTFADDQVAQSLCGEDLIIKGVSVHVSTAEPKHNNNNRSPLERGGRFPGPNFGNQGYPNNRPNNSGLANNQPNNMGAAAAGGGGGMNFGAFSINPAMMAAAQAALQSSWGMMGMLASQQNQPGPQGNNQGQGNQPRDQPQSFGSGSNSYGSNSAIGWGSPNAGSGTGFNGGFSSSMESKSSGWGM; this is translated from the exons ATGGAAATGGAATATATCCGCGTGGCAGAGGATGAGAATGAGGAGCCAATGGAAATTCCATCTGAGGATGATGGCACCGTTCTGCTGTCTACTGTCACTGCCCAGTTTCCTGGTGCTTGCGGCCTCCGATACAGGAATCCGGTGAATCAGTGTATGCGTGGTGTCCGCCTGGTAGAAGGCATTCTCCATGCTCCAGAAAATGGATGGGGAAATCTGGTTTATGTCGTGAACTACCCAAAAG ataataAAAGGAAGATGGATGAAACTGATGCTTCTTCTGCTGTAAAAATCAAGCGAGCTGTGACTAAAACCTCTGATCTCATTGTGCTTGGCTTACCATGGAAAACAACAGAGCAGGATCTAAAGGACTACTTCAGCACCTATGGGGAAGTCATTATGGTCCAG GTTAAAAAAGATGCCAAAACCGGCCATTCTAAAGGTTTTGGCTTTGTAAGGTTTACTGAATATGAAACGCAAGTGAAGGTGATGTCCCAGCGTCACATGATAGATGGAAGATGGTGCGATTGTAAGCTGCCTAATTCCAAG GCCTCACTCATTGTGGCTTCTCTACAGCAAAGCCCGGATGAACCGATGCGCAGCCGTAAGGTATTTGTTGGCCGGTGCACTGAGGATATGACAGCGGAGGAGCTTCGCCAGTTCTTCACACAGTACGGGGAGGTTGTGGATGTGTTCATCCCGAAGCCATTTAGAGCGTTTTCCTTTGTGACCTTTGCCGATGACCAG gTTGCCCAGTCCTTGTGTGGCGAAGATCTGATTATCAAAGGAGTCAGCGTTCATGTATCTACAGCTGAGCCTAAACACAATAATAACAATAGGAGCCCTTTGGAGAGGGGTGGCAGATTCCCAGGACCCAACTTTGGGAATCAGGGATATCCTAATAACAGGCCAAACAATAGTGGCCTTGCTAACAACCAGCCTAATAACATGggggctgctgctgctggtggtggtggtggcatgaACTTTGGGGCATTTAGCATTAACCCTGCAATGATGGCTGCTGCTCAGGCAGCCTTACAGAGCAGCTGGGGGATGATGGGTATGCTTGCTAGTCAGCAGAATCAACCTGGTCCACAGGGTAACAATCAGGGGCAAGGGAATCAGCCAAGAGACCAGCCACAGAGTTTTGGCTCGGGTAGTAATTCCTATGGCTCGAACTCTGCTATAGGCTGGGGTTCTCCTAATGCTGGCTCTGGTACTGGGTTCAATGGGGGCTTTAGCTCGAGCATGGAATCAAAGTCCTCAGGTTGGGGTATGTAG